CTCGGTCACAAAGGCAGATCGCGTACGTTATCGCTCGTCGAGCGGCGTGACTGTCTTGCCGTGCTCGCCGACGTAGTCGCCCAGCGGGCGGATCAGTCGGTTGTCCTCGTACTGTTCGAACAGGTGGGCCAGCCAGCCGGCCATCCGCGAGATGGCGAAGATTGGTGTATAAATATCGATTGGGATGTCCATCACGTAGTACATGCTTGACGAGTAGAAGTCGACGTTCGGTTTGATGCCTTTCTCCTCGGCGAGATAACCCTCGATCTCGGTGCTGTACTCGTACCATTTGGTCTCGCCGGCGGCCTCGGCGAGTGCCTTGGATCGCTCCTGAAGCACAATCGCGCGGGGATCTTTGACTTGGTAGACGCGGTGGCCGAAGCCGGGAATCCGGTCGCCGCGGGCGATTGCATCGTCGACCCACTCGGTCGGGCTTTTATCGCTCGCGTCGACCGCCTGAAGCATTCGCATCACGTCGGCGTTTGCGCCACCGTGAAGCGGTCCGGAGAGCGCGGCCAGCGAGCCAGTCACGGAGCTATAGACCGTCGCAAGCGTGCTCGCGTTGACCTTGCCGGAGAACGTCGAGGCGTTGATCCCGTGGTCGAGATGGAGGACGAGCGCCATATCCAGCGTGTCGGCAACGACAGGCTCCGGCTCCTCACCGGTGAGCATGTAGAGGAAGTTCGCGGCGTGGCCCAGATCATCACGTGGGTCGACCGGCTCGTCGCCGTCACGGAGTCGAACGTAGGTTGCGATGATCGTCGGCAGCACAGCCGTTAACCGGATCGCTGCGCCCTCGGTATCGTCTCTGCTTCCGGCGGCCTCGCCTGCGTCCGGATCGCTTGCGGTGAGTGCCGAGACGGCGGTGCGAACCGCATCCATCGGGTCGTCGTTCGATTTGACCAACTCCGCTAGCAGTGTCGGGAGGGGCTCGGGCAGCGCTCGGTTGGCAGTCAGTTTCTCCGAGAAGGCATCGAGTTCCGCGGTTGTCGGCAGTTCGCCGTACCAGAGCAGATAGACGGTCTCCTCATAGCTCACCGTTCCGGCGAGCTCCTCGATTGGGTAGCCACGGTAGGTGAGCACCCCGGCCTCGCCGTCGACACCGCTCAGCTCAGTCGGGCCAAGAACGATCCCATCCAGTCCTGGATTGTAGTCCGCAGTCATACGTATTGATACCAGTCAATCGTGAAAAACATAGCGTTCGGTCAGCCAGTCAGCCGGGTCGACTGTCCTCACGGTTCAGTCGTTCGGCATGATAAATAGGGTGACAGCAACCGGGTCAGTGTCGACGGTGGCTGCGAGCGTCCGTTGTGGGGTGCCCCATGAGTGGACTCTCAGTCAGTTCCGTCACTGGTGGTGTTGTCCGCGTTGTCCGCGTTGTACTGCGCGAGTGCCCGCATCAGAAAGAACAGCCCGACTGCAAAGAACAGCCCGGACCGAACGAGATCCCCACTGATGAGCACCACGCCGATCCCGGTCGCGGCCAGAAAGATGCCTGCAAAGGCGTTGATCGGCAGTTGTTCGGCGGTGATATCTCCCATGTGTGTCTCGTGGTTCGGCCTGCGTGTTGATATGTCGTTCCGTTTGCTGTGAGGCGAGCGGTCGACCCACCTGCCCGGGTGAGTCGACTCCCTCGTTCAGTTCAGGAGGTCCGTTCTGCTTTCGATCACCCCGCGGACGACGTTCGAGATCGGCTGGATGAACAGCACCAACACGATCAGGACCCAGAGGATGATCGCAATCGTACTTCCGAAGAAGTAGCCGAAATCATTGCTGCTGATCAGCATGCTCCGGAGGAACGAGCCCTCGATGATGGGGCCAAGGATGACACCCAAGATCAGCGGGATCAACGAGTAGTCGTTTTCCCGCATGACGAAGCCGATGATCCCGAAGATGAACATCAGCCAGACGTCGAACATACTGCTCCGCATCGCAAACGCACCGATCACTGTCAACGCTAAGATGGCCGGGACGATCAGGTTCGCCGGCATCGTCACCACCCGAACGAGATACTTCGAGACCGCCAGCGCGGAGATCAACAGGAACACGTTGGCGACAAGCAGCGAGAGGATGATCACGTTCGCTTCAAGCGCGAAGTTCTGCATCAGCTGTGGGCCCGGCCGAAGCCCGTGGAGCAGCAGTGCCGCAAGCATCACGGCAGTCGTCCCGCTGCCCGGAATCCCGAGTGCAAGTGTGGGCACCAGCGAACCAGCCGTCACCGCACTGTTCGAGGCCTCGGACGCGATCACACCGTTGGGATTCCCTTCACCGAACGATTCGGGCTTGTTGGAGAGCGATTTCGCCGCGGCCCAGCTCACGAAGTTGGCCACGGACGTCCCTGCGCCGGGCATCGAACCGATGATGAGGCCGATCCCCATCGCCCGGAACAGCGCCACCGGTCGACTGATGACATATTTGACGCCGCTGAAGATGTCGGCGTAGGAGGTCTCTATCGAGTTGTCCTCACTGATAGCGGATTTGTTGATCAGGTAAAACAGCTCCGAGATGGCGAACAGGCCGACGACGACGGGGACGAACGGCACCTCGTCGTAGAGGCCGAAGTAGCCGAAGTCGAGTCGACGCTGGCCGGTCGTCGGGTCGACGGGCATCGCGGCGATCAACAGTCCGATGAAGCCGCCGATCAGGCCCTTGCGGATGTTGTCACCGATGGCAACCGCGACGGCTGCCAGCCCGAATATCCCGAGGACGAAGATCTCCCGGTTCGTGAAGAGGAACGCGATTTCGCCAATCGGCTGGAGCATGAAGAGGATAATAATCGCCGACACGAACCCGCCAACCACGCTCGCGAAGATCGAGATCCCGAGTGCTTTCGAGGCATCTCCCTGCTGGGACATCGGGTAGGCATCCAGCACGGTCGCTGTCGCGCCGGCTGTCCCGGGCGTGTTGATCAGCACCGCGGGGATCGCCCCACCGTAGTTTGCCCCGACGTAGATCGCCGACAGCGTGACAAGCGCGATCTCCGGGGTCATCGGCAGCGTAAACGGCAGCGCGATTGCGACCGTGTTCGTCCCCGTAAAGCCGGGGATCGAGCCAGCCAGCATACCGAAGGTCACACCGACCGCAATGAACACGAGGTTTTCGAGCGTCAACAGCACCCCCAGCGCCTCGCCGATAAGCTCGACCTGAAGCGGTATCATTGTGTCACCCCTCTCTGGGTCGTTGTTGAGCTCCCGCCAGCGGGGTTACAGTGCTGTCGTGTCGATTGTCGACGTAGTGAGTAGGTCGTCATAGTCCGAGTGGTCCCTGTGGTGGCCGCAACCCCATTAGCTGAACGAACATCAGGTAGACGAACACGAGGATCAGTGCCGTCGAGATGGAGATCCAGATCGGGTCTCGGCGTCCGCCAACAACCATCACACTGACCAGCCCGATGGCTGTCGCGATGAAGAAGCCAACAGGTTCGATCAGCCAAATGTAGATGATTGCGACGACCGTAAACCCAATCGAGCGCTTCCACTCGATGACTGCCTCACGGACGGATTCTTTGAATCCGAGATCGCTCTGATGGCCGAGCAGTTCCCGAATCTCGGTCGCGAACACGGTAACCGTCAGGACTCCGAGGATGCCGATCACGAAGTACGGGTAGTACAGGTTATCTAATCGGATTCGCCCGTAGGTGTTTTGGATGTACAGTATCGCTAAGATCACGCCGGCAATCGGAAATGCCAGCCTGAACAGGGCAATCGCACTCGTCGACCGAGCTGGACGATTCGTGGCCTCTTCTTCGGCCTCTGTTGATGTCATTGTGGGGTGTGTATCTTGTGGTCAGTATTCAAATAGAAGTGCAGACTACCGAAACCGTACCGTTTAGGACTGCACGTACTCGTCGAACAGTGGTGCGAAATCCCGGTAGGTTTCGTACGCACTCTGGAGGATGGCGTCGGTCTCCTCAGGTGTGTTCCAGACGAGTTTCCCTTCCTCGTCGATCTCTGCGAGGTCGGCTCGGTACTCTTCGTTCTCGTGGGCCGTTTTGAACGCTTGCTGGACCTGCTCGT
This sequence is a window from Halohasta litchfieldiae. Protein-coding genes within it:
- a CDS encoding tripartite tricarboxylate transporter TctB family protein, giving the protein MTSTEAEEEATNRPARSTSAIALFRLAFPIAGVILAILYIQNTYGRIRLDNLYYPYFVIGILGVLTVTVFATEIRELLGHQSDLGFKESVREAVIEWKRSIGFTVVAIIYIWLIEPVGFFIATAIGLVSVMVVGGRRDPIWISISTALILVFVYLMFVQLMGLRPPQGPLGL
- a CDS encoding tripartite tricarboxylate transporter permease is translated as MIPLQVELIGEALGVLLTLENLVFIAVGVTFGMLAGSIPGFTGTNTVAIALPFTLPMTPEIALVTLSAIYVGANYGGAIPAVLINTPGTAGATATVLDAYPMSQQGDASKALGISIFASVVGGFVSAIIILFMLQPIGEIAFLFTNREIFVLGIFGLAAVAVAIGDNIRKGLIGGFIGLLIAAMPVDPTTGQRRLDFGYFGLYDEVPFVPVVVGLFAISELFYLINKSAISEDNSIETSYADIFSGVKYVISRPVALFRAMGIGLIIGSMPGAGTSVANFVSWAAAKSLSNKPESFGEGNPNGVIASEASNSAVTAGSLVPTLALGIPGSGTTAVMLAALLLHGLRPGPQLMQNFALEANVIILSLLVANVFLLISALAVSKYLVRVVTMPANLIVPAILALTVIGAFAMRSSMFDVWLMFIFGIIGFVMRENDYSLIPLILGVILGPIIEGSFLRSMLISSNDFGYFFGSTIAIILWVLIVLVLFIQPISNVVRGVIESRTDLLN
- the citZ gene encoding citrate synthase, translated to MTADYNPGLDGIVLGPTELSGVDGEAGVLTYRGYPIEELAGTVSYEETVYLLWYGELPTTAELDAFSEKLTANRALPEPLPTLLAELVKSNDDPMDAVRTAVSALTASDPDAGEAAGSRDDTEGAAIRLTAVLPTIIATYVRLRDGDEPVDPRDDLGHAANFLYMLTGEEPEPVVADTLDMALVLHLDHGINASTFSGKVNASTLATVYSSVTGSLAALSGPLHGGANADVMRMLQAVDASDKSPTEWVDDAIARGDRIPGFGHRVYQVKDPRAIVLQERSKALAEAAGETKWYEYSTEIEGYLAEEKGIKPNVDFYSSSMYYVMDIPIDIYTPIFAISRMAGWLAHLFEQYEDNRLIRPLGDYVGEHGKTVTPLDER